The genome window GTCAGAATGATCTCCATCGACCGGTATTCTTTGTCACTGTCCCTTTCTTCACGGATGAAAACTGACATCTTAGACCCGGCATTGGCGGTTCAACTCCGGTTCCCCCTGGACAGCGAGTCCAAGTATGGCTGGAGACAGTGTCAGCGGTGTTGGAACATCTATCCATTAAGCACATCGTCCCTATATCCCACAGTGCTGGCACTATCTACATCTTGAATTTGTTGTTGCATCGACGCGACCTGCTGTGCCCGAAAAGGCCAATGGCAGTACTGATGGGTTAGCTTATGTTTCTCTATCGAGTAAACTCACAGCAGGCTAACATTTGCAGCGCCGTGGGTGGAGCCCAAACACTCGGAAATTCTCTCCTTACAAatggcgaggatgatcccTACTGGCGTTCTGAAGCAATGGAACAAGGTGATGAAATTCGTGGTCACCAAAGCGGTCCCTTCGCTCTGCTCGAGTGTGGACGTTCTCGCCTCGATGGGCGGCAGTATCCCCCGTGCGTCCAAAGAAGACATTGAGCACCGTGAACCAAATCTTACTGCAGATGAGATGGACCCACGGACCGCCGAGGAGTTGGAAAACTTATGCGTCGAGTATATTTTCCTGGAGGATACCACAGGAATGAACGATGAGGCTGTTGTCTGCCTAAAGAAGACAACTGGGTTGTGGGGAGTCTGTGAAGACCTCCCGATCTATATCCGCTGGCTGGTGCGGGCAGAACAGTGGTACCAACAAGGCCACccggaggagaagcagccTTTGCAGATCAGGGCTATTTTCGCAGAGAAGGATGGGATGATTGGACCCAAGGGACAGAAATACTTCGAAGACTGTTTCGCCAGATCCGATCTCAACGGGGTGGTCTCGTTTGAATCGGTCATGGAGAAAGGGACGGGACATGACACGCTCTGGGGCCTGGACACAGCATTCTTGAAGATTTTGAGAGATATTAAAGACACGCTCTCTCAGTAAGTTTGCCCTTGGATATTCGGCGTGCTGGTGTGCATTGCATGGGGCATCCCCGAATCAGCAGGGCTTCTCATCCGATTATCCGGGAATGGCCCATTTGTCAGCAAATCCCCAACCCGTAAATGTCACCATCGAAGGGTCAATTATTAATTCAATTCAACCTCACGGACGCGCTGGGTATAAAACCCACCCGGCCACTGTTCATCATGTCTCCTTGGCTACAGCAATTGCTTCTCGCTCCCTTCCTCCAaacctctccatcgccatggGTTCTGTCCACCAAGCCCCCCGTGTGATTCCCTCCACGGAGACCCCCTACTTTACCCCCGCCAACAATGGCGGCGAAGCCCTCAACCCCGCCGACCCCAACACTCCCACGCTCTTCCGCCCCTTGAAGATTCGCGATGTGACCCTCAAGAACCGCGTCGTTGTCTCGCCTATGTGCATGTACTCCGCCGAAAGCGatacctcctctcccttcgtTGGCGCCCTCACGGATTACCACATTGCCCACCTGGGCCAATTCGCTCTTAAAGGCGCCGGTCTCGTATTCGTCGAAGCCCAGGCTGTCCAGCCCAACGGGCGCATTTCTCCCAACGACGCGGGGCTGTGGGAGCATTCCCCTGAATCGGAACAATTCAAGAGTCTGCAGCGCGTGGTGCGATTCTGTCACAGCCAGGGTGCCAAGGTAGCCGTCCAGCTCGCCCACGCGGGTCGCAAGGCGAGTGTGCTCCCTCCGTGGGTGGCCGtgcaggccaagaagccCTGCGTCAAGGCGGACGAGAGCACGGGTGGATTCCCGTCCGAGGTGGTCGGGCCCAGCGGTGGTGCGGACCAGGCCTGGGATGGAACTGGCGAGGGATACTGGGCGCCTCGGGCCTTGACGgtcgaggagatcaaggaaaTAGTGCAGGCCTTCGCAAAGAGTGCGGAGACGGCCATCCGGGCTGGTGTTGACGTGATCGAGGTCCACGCCGCTCACGGATACCTGATCAACCAGTTCTTGAGCCCAGTGACCAACAAGCGGACGGACGAGTATGGAGGCAGCTTCGAGAATCGCACGCGCATTCTCCGCGAAACCACTACGGCCATTCGGGCGGCCGTCCCCAGCGGTACTCCGTTGTTCTTGCGGATCAGTGCCACGGAATGGCTGGACGGACAAGATGTTGCGGCGGAATCAGGCAGCTGGAACATGGAGAGCTCGCTCAAGCTTCTGCCTTTGCTTCCGGAGCTCGGAGTCGACCTCTTGGATGTCAGCTCCGGGGGTAACCACCATAGCCAGAAGATCAATATCCACACCAACTACCACATCGATCTGGCCGCACAGGTGCGCAAAGCCATCCATGCGACCGGCGCGAAGACGCTGGTGGGTGCGGTCGGGTTCATCACTGAGGCCGACCAGGCCCGGGGACTCGTGGAAGGCGCCGACGAGGCGCACGCCGCCAATGCGACAGTATCTGGACCAGAGCCTGTGGCGGATctggtgttgatggcgcGACAGTTCATGCGTGAACCAGAGTGGGTGATGAACGCGGCGAAGAAGCTGGGAGCGAAGGTGGAGGTGCCGGTGCAATTCTGGCGGGCTGGATTGGTTTAAGCATTGAGCGATCTAGATATAAGAGTATAGACATTATCATCAAAATATTTCAATGATGACATGATATAAGAAATTTCCTCCTACCGACAATTTCAATTGCCGAGCCGACCCGAGCAAGACGGCGGCATACGGAGACCTCCGAGCAGTGCAGGATCAGAGCTACTTACTGCTTCGGGGATGGCATCGCGCAATTAGAACCTTGGGGGCGCCACCGACTAATGGATAgctagtaactagtagtacttagtgTGCAGCTGTAGCTACTTATTAATATGGATGATTACTTCCTCCCACCCTTCATTGACTACCCCGCAGTTCCATTTctacaacaccaaccaaCTTCCCATCCCCTTgattcctcctcatcctctccactcctcttccacccgcACTAGCATTAACCATGGCTCTCAAACCCGGCGATTCCTTCCCTTCCGACGTTGTCTTCCAGTGCGTTGTCCATTAAATGAGTAACCTTCCTTATATCTAACGAACAGCCAGGTACATCCCCTGGAGCCAAGAAAAGGGCGACATCACCGCATGCGGTATCCCTATTAACTACAACGCTTCGAAAGAATGGGCCGATAAGAAGGTCGTCCTGTTCTCTGTTCCTGGTTTGTACCCACCCTAACCTATTCTTTTCAAATAAACATCCGACCAACAAACCCATCATAATAGGTGCCTTCACCCCCACCTGCTCCATCAACCATGTCCCCGGCTACATCCAGAACCTTCctcagctgaaggagaagggtgtGCAGGTTGTCGCAGTGATCGCCTCCAACGATCCTTTTGTCATGAGCGCATGGGGAAAGGCTAACAACGTTAagaatgatgatattgtGAGCCCCCTCCCCTCGGAAATATTTTCCTTGCCCCATTGCTCACGATGCTTCGATGCTAGCTTTTCCTGACTGATCCCGATGCCCGCTTCGCCAACACTCTCGGCTGGGCCAACGCTGGTCGTACCGGGCGCTTCGCCATTGTCATTGACCATGGAAAGGTGACCTATGCGCAAATTGAGACGGAGAAGGGTGCTGTTAAGGTATGTTCCACATTCATGTGTCCGCGATGTAGGGACTTGGGAAATGTATGCTGACGAATGTAGGTCTCCGGCGCTGATGCTATCCTGGCGAACCTGTGAACGTTGAGCGTTCACTAGATGTGATGCAGTAGAGACAATCTCATTTGCATGATGGAAGTAGCTACTGAGCATATGGATAGTAATGAAGTGAACTGCCCGAGGTGGAATCAAGTACAAACTACTAAGTAGGtggtatatattttatccaCATAGACTGATTAGAGAGTGCTATCACGTCACACTTGCACTTGAGTGACTTTTAAACCTCCACGCCGATACAACATCAGTAGGATGTAGTACTAATCTCCTGCTACAACACAGTAAGGGTCACTCCGTATCGAGGCTCTGATCAGCGAGCCAGTCCCACAGCTCGTCACACTATAGCGGTCAACCGGACAAATGGAGAGACAGACAACCAGGTCCTCGCACTAAAATGCTGACAGGATTATCAATACCAATCGGACATAAGCATGTTGTCTCCGCAGCCACTAACAGCCCTGAAATGCTTGTACATAACCCATTATGAAGCAGTCGAAACCTCCGGACCAGGATCGAAGCCAGCTGAATAATGAACCCTTCAGGGATCGATGCCTGACACTAGTCCCGTCTAGGGCAAGTCTCCTGTAGCCCACGACCTTGAGTGACTAATCAGCAATCACCCCACCAGAGCTATGCCTGTTTGATGTCATCATGTTCAATTTCCCCCCAGCCAGAACCCCGCCAGGCATTTGAATTTAAATTCACAGTggtccccttctccccaaaATACAGAGTAGGAAGCAAACCTCATCTTCTCAATTGCCATTCAATCAAGTCAACCAAATAATAACTATTCATCCAAAATGGCTCCCAaagtcctcatcgtcctcacctcccacgaccaccacaatgccaacaacaaccccaccgGTTGGTACTTAGTGAGCCCAACTCTCAATTCCTCTCTGTCAAACCTCCTCATTACTAACAAAATAACAATATAGCCCGAATTCGCCCACCCCTGGGACGTCCTCCACTCCAAAGCTGAGCTGGTAATCGCCTCCCCAGCCGGCGGCAAAGCCCCACTGGACCCGGGCTCCATCGAAATGTTCAAGCAGGACCCCGTGTCCCAGAAATTCCTCAAGGAGCAGGAATCCCTCTGGACCAACACCGTCAAACTGTCGGATGTTGTGTCGAGGGTTTCCGAGTTTGATGCCATCTTCTACGTTGGTGGTCATGGACGTATGTATCCCATATTTTACCCATCTATGGTCAACAGAATGCTGATGAGTATCTGTGTGGTATAGCTATGTACGACCTCTACAGCGACAAGACCTCCCTGGCCCTGATCCAAGCCTTCGCTGTGGCCAAGAAGCCCGTCGCGGCGGTGTGTCATGGTCCTGCGGTGCTGGTGAATGCTACGACGCCCTCCGGAACGGCGTTGTTGAAGGGTGCGGAGGTGACTGGGTTCTCGAATACCGAGGAGGACCAGGTGCAGCTGAGTTCGATTATGCCGTTCATGTTGGAGGATGAGTTGAAGAGGGTGGGTGCTACGTACGTCAAGGCTGAGCAGCCgtggggggagaaggtggtggtgtcgcAGGTTGCTGAGTTGGGAGGAGCGGTCATTACGGGTCAGAACCCGGCGAGTGCGACTGGGGTTGGAAAGGCTATTTTGACGGCTTTGGGGTTGTAAGTTGACTTTGTGTGGAGAAGGGTTGTTAGGAAATAATGTCATTTTTATACGATGAGAATGGTATATGCGCCGTCGATTTATCTAAAGTTGATTGTGATTAACAATACTTACTTTGCTTCACAACTCTAATCTCATCTAAAGTTGCTCGAATAGATTGCACCCCGGAACGCCGAGACCACAT of Aspergillus luchuensis IFO 4308 DNA, chromosome 7, nearly complete sequence contains these proteins:
- a CDS encoding alpha/beta fold hydrolase (COG:S;~EggNog:ENOG410PW2Q;~InterPro:IPR029058), with protein sequence MSNNTHNIHLLEFVAQKRFHQRIVLPATGNHGRLTVTYADIGPRTTKDGSPTPTMLLIQGMAGSRLWCCHKDHLANKLEVRMISIDRPGIGGSTPVPPGQRVQVWLETVSAVLEHLSIKHIVPISHSAGTIYILNLLLHRRDLLCPKRPMAVLMAPWVEPKHSEILSLQMARMIPTGVLKQWNKVMKFVVTKAVPSLCSSVDVLASMGGSIPRASKEDIEHREPNLTADEMDPRTAEELENLCVEYIFLEDTTGMNDEAVVCLKKTTGLWGVCEDLPIYIRWLVRAEQWYQQGHPEEKQPLQIRAIFAEKDGMIGPKGQKYFEDCFARSDLNGVVSFESVMEKGTGHDTLWGLDTAFLKILRDIKDTLSQ
- a CDS encoding NADH:flavin oxidoreductase/NADH oxidase (COG:C;~EggNog:ENOG410PHJW;~InterPro:IPR044152,IPR001155,IPR013785;~PFAM:PF00724;~go_function: GO:0003824 - catalytic activity [Evidence IEA];~go_function: GO:0003959 - NADPH dehydrogenase activity [Evidence IEA];~go_function: GO:0010181 - FMN binding [Evidence IEA];~go_function: GO:0016491 - oxidoreductase activity [Evidence IEA];~go_function: GO:0050661 - NADP binding [Evidence IEA];~go_process: GO:0055114 - oxidation-reduction process [Evidence IEA]) gives rise to the protein MGSVHQAPRVIPSTETPYFTPANNGGEALNPADPNTPTLFRPLKIRDVTLKNRVVVSPMCMYSAESDTSSPFVGALTDYHIAHLGQFALKGAGLVFVEAQAVQPNGRISPNDAGLWEHSPESEQFKSLQRVVRFCHSQGAKVAVQLAHAGRKASVLPPWVAVQAKKPCVKADESTGGFPSEVVGPSGGADQAWDGTGEGYWAPRALTVEEIKEIVQAFAKSAETAIRAGVDVIEVHAAHGYLINQFLSPVTNKRTDEYGGSFENRTRILRETTTAIRAAVPSGTPLFLRISATEWLDGQDVAAESGSWNMESSLKLLPLLPELGVDLLDVSSGGNHHSQKINIHTNYHIDLAAQVRKAIHATGAKTLVGAVGFITEADQARGLVEGADEAHAANATVSGPEPVADLVLMARQFMREPEWVMNAAKKLGAKVEVPVQFWRAGLV
- the ASPF3 gene encoding peroxiredoxin family protein (COG:O;~EggNog:ENOG410PP0P;~InterPro:IPR013740,IPR036249,IPR037944,IPR013766;~PFAM:PF08534,PF00578;~go_function: GO:0016491 - oxidoreductase activity [Evidence IEA]): MALKPGDSFPSDVVFQYIPWSQEKGDITACGIPINYNASKEWADKKVVLFSVPGAFTPTCSINHVPGYIQNLPQLKEKGVQVVAVIASNDPFVMSAWGKANNVKNDDILFLTDPDARFANTLGWANAGRTGRFAIVIDHGKVTYAQIETEKGAVKVSGADAILANL
- a CDS encoding type 1 glutamine amidotransferase domain-containing protein (COG:S;~EggNog:ENOG410PNCK;~InterPro:IPR002818,IPR029062;~MEROPS:MER0034659;~PFAM:PF01965); amino-acid sequence: MAPKVLIVLTSHDHHNANNNPTGWYLPEFAHPWDVLHSKAELVIASPAGGKAPLDPGSIEMFKQDPVSQKFLKEQESLWTNTVKLSDVVSRVSEFDAIFYVGGHGPMYDLYSDKTSLALIQAFAVAKKPVAAVCHGPAVLVNATTPSGTALLKGAEVTGFSNTEEDQVQLSSIMPFMLEDELKRVGATYVKAEQPWGEKVVVSQVAELGGAVITGQNPASATGVGKAILTALGL